One stretch of Pseudobdellovibrionaceae bacterium DNA includes these proteins:
- the sugE gene encoding quaternary ammonium compound efflux SMR transporter SugE — translation MSTAWILLIFAGLFEICWAIGLKYTEGFTKLWPSVFTLTTLAISMFLLAKASATLPIGTAYAVWVGIGALGAAILGIFLFHEPASLPRLGFLALLVVSIIGLKLTAA, via the coding sequence ATGTCCACGGCTTGGATTCTTTTGATTTTTGCCGGTCTGTTTGAAATTTGTTGGGCCATCGGTTTGAAGTACACCGAAGGTTTCACGAAGCTTTGGCCGAGCGTCTTTACGCTCACCACGCTCGCGATCAGCATGTTTCTGCTCGCGAAGGCCAGCGCCACCCTGCCTATCGGGACCGCGTACGCGGTGTGGGTCGGGATCGGGGCTCTGGGTGCCGCGATCCTGGGGATCTTTCTGTTTCACGAACCCGCGAGTCTGCCGCGTTTGGGATTTCTGGCGCTGCTTGTGGTTTCGATCATCGGCTTGAAGCTGACCGCGGCTTAA